The Pseudofrankia sp. DC12 region GCGCCGTCGTGCGGCCGGGGCCTTCACCCATGCGCCGCGGATGCTTTTCACCCGCGCGGGGCTGGAACAGTCGACGGCGGAGGCGCTCGCCCGCCACCGCGCCGCGCGGTACGCGGGTCTGGGCCGGGTCGCGGACCTCTGTGCCGGAATCGGCGGGGATCTGCTGGCGCTGGCCGCCGCCGGACACCCGCTCGTCGCCGTCGACCGTGACCCGGCCCATCTACGGATAGCTGTTCACAACGCCCGGGTCTACGCACCGGACGCGGAGATCGACGCGCGGTGCGCCGACGTCCGCGCGGTCGACCTGGCCGGAGTCGAGGCGGTGTTCGTCGACCCGGCCCGCCGGTCCGGCGCCCGCCGGTTCGCCACCGGTGCCAGCGAGCCGCCGCTGGAGTGGTGTTTCGCGCTCGCCGACCGGGTGCCGGCGGTGGGGGTGAAGGCCGCGCCCGGGCTGCCGGCCGAGCTGGTGGCCCCGGGGTGGGAGATCGAGTTCGTCGCCGACGGGCGCGACCTGAAGGAAGCCGCGCTCTACTCTCCGGCATTGGCCGCCGGTGCCTCCCGCCACGCCACCGTCCTGCTCCCCGGCGGGTCCGGTGCGGCACCGTCGTTGCCCTGGCACCTGGCGACGCTGGCCGGGGAGCCCGACGTGGACGAGGCGGCTGACCGCCCGCTCGGCGACCCCGGCGACTACCTCTACGACCCCAGCCCGGCGGTGACCCGGGCTGGGCTGGTGGGCACGCTGGGCCGGCGGCTCGGCGCCTGGCAGATCGACCCGATGATCGCCTTTTTGACCTCCGAGCAGCCGGTCGAGACGCCGTTCGCCCGGCTGTTGCGGATCGAGGCGAGCCTGCCGTTCGACGTCCGCAAGCTCGCGGCCCTGCTGCGCCCGATGGGGATCAGCGCACTGGACCTGCGTCGGCGCGGCCTGGCCGGGGACGTCGACTCGCTGCGCCGACGACTGCTCCCCAGTCGCCGCGACCTGGTGCCCGGCGGCCCCGCGGTGACCGTCATCATGACTCGTCGTCACGACCAGCCCTGGGCCTTCGTCTGCACCAGCCACTGACCTCATCGAGTCGTCGGGTCGGCCGAGACGAGAGTTACGAAACAGATCGGGCCTGGCTGTCGTTGCACAGGAAACAATGCTGGTGGGAAGTGGCCGGCGACGGTGACGACGCCAGCGCCGACGAGCGGGAAGGCCGCAGGACATGGAGATCAAGGAACTAGGGCACTTGGTGCTCTACGTGCGCAACGTCGAGCGGTCGGCGGCGTTCTACCGGGACGTCCTCGGGTTTCGGCAGATCATGCCGGACCCGAACGGTGGCAACTCGTTCCGGTTCCCGGCGGCGGCCTTCTCGTCGGGGCGCACCCATCACGAGCTGCTGCTCATCGAGGTCGGCGAGCGCGCGGCCAGCCTGCCGCCGGGCCGGCGGCTCGGTCTGTACCACTTCGGGCTGAAGGTCGGCGACACCGATGACGAGCTGCGCGCCGTGCTCGACCAGATCACCGCGGCCGGCGTCCAGATCTCCGGTGCCTCCGACCACACGGTGACGCACAGCCTGTACATCCACGACCCCGACGGCAACGAGATCGAGCTGTACGTCGACGTCCCCGAGGCCGACTGGCGCAACGACCCGTCGCTGTTCGCCGCGCCCATCCGGCCGCTGCGCCTCTAGGCCCGTTCTCCGCACGTGCACCCTATGGTCAGGACGAGTGATCTCTTGTCGGCCCACCGTCCGACTGTTGGGCGTCCGGGGAGTGAAATCTGACGGGATTCAACTCGTCCGATCACAGCGGGTGCGGGTTGTCGATGCGAGCCCCACTTCATGATCGAAAATGGCATCGGTCGGGGCATCGAAACCCCATGTGCGGAAGACAGGTCTAGGTCGAACCCCCCGGGTCCGTCCCGGGCGACGGTGAACCAGCTTGCCGCCCGCGGGCCCGGGGAGTACCTTTGGAGACCGGCCCTCAGGGGTCGTCGCACCTCACCTAATTTCATACTTTGCAAGAAAATGTTTCACCTGGGGGTGACCGGTTTCGACTTCGGACGCCACGCCAGGGGAAGCGGGCCGAGGATGAGCGGTTATCTCGTAAACGATCCGCTCAAAAAAATAGCTGCCAACAACAAGCAGCCTGTTACCTCCGCTTACGCCCTCGCGGCCTGACGGATATAGGTAACTGCCAGCCTGGGAGAGCCTCCGGCCCAGGGTCTGGCATCGCTAGGAGGATCACCTCGCCACCCGGTCACGGGGTAGCGCGGAAAATCAAACAGTGACTGGGCCCACACCGGCCTGCCTGCGGGACCGGTGGGGCCGAGAAATCAGTAGCAGGCTGCGCCCGGAGAAGCCCTGACGCGCCGCCGGAGGACGCGGGTTCGATTCCCGCCACCTCCACCACCTTGGCCGACCCGTGTTCGCGGAAAGCGCGAACCGGGTCCCCTCGTCATGTCTGCCCAGGGGCGACCCCCTGGAATCCCCGTATTCGGGGGCTTCGCCCCCGAAGCCCCCCTTTTCCCTTCGGGTTCGATTCCCATCACATCCACGAGCTCGTTCGGTCTGCTCGGCGATCCAGAGGGCGACGTGTGCGGTGCGGGCCAGGGCTGCGGCGAGATCGCTCTCGGCAGCGCATGACTACTCAAGGTAGTCGGATTCGGCCGGCACGGATAGGCCGGCAGCGACGTGAACCGCCTGTGGTTGCTGGGTTTCCTGATCAACTCTCAGCACTTCTCCAGGCCCGACCAGACTAGAAGTGTAGTTTGATCAATCCGGACTGTTATCTTGCCGCGGCCCTGGGTGCGGGCGTACTCGCCGTGGGTGGGGTGTGGGCCCCGAGCGGCGAAGAAGACGGCTCCGATGGCCGCGAGGCCTGCTGATCCGGCGAGCTGCTGGATGGTGTTGAGGGTGCCGGACGCGGCTCCGGCCTGGTGAGGGCGTACGTCCGAGAGGGCGGCGCCGAGGTAGCTCGGCAGGATGAAGGTGTTGCCCAGTCCGACGAGGCCCAGGCCGGTGACCAGCCAGCCGACGCTGACTTGCCTGCCCTGGAGCGTGAGGAGGCCGGCGAGCACTGCGGTCGCGGCACCTGTGATCGCGAATCCGCACACGATGGCCGTGGCCGGGCCGAAGGTCATGATCAGCCGCGTCCCGGCGTGGTCGACAACGGGCCGCCGGCGTGGTCTCGCGAGATTCCCGACCCATCAGGCCGCATGACGCCGTACGCGACCTCGTCGAGATAGGCGGTCACGTCGGCGGTCCGCGCGATGCCGATGAACACCGGCTTCGCCGGATCGTTCGACGCGGCCCGCACGCGGACGGTGCCGAGCACGTCGGGCAGTCCAGCCCCGACGTCCGCCGGGCCGAGATCGGCCTTCTCGCTGACCAGCGCGTAGCCCGAGGTCTGCAGAGTCCGGGTCGAGGTGGTCAGGTAGCCATCGTGGCGCGCGGTCTGGTCAAGGGCCAGTCCGACGCCGCCCACGGCGATCAGCCCGAGGGATGCCAGGCCGCGCCAGGTCCAGCGCAGTACTCCCACGTTGAAGGTGAAGATCGCTCGCGGATAGCGCCCGGTGAACAGGATCGCGACGAAGTCAACCACGGTGAGCGCCGCGAAGGCCACCCACAGGATGACGAGGACGATGTAGTGGGGGATGAGGAGAAGCCATTTGACGATCCAGAGCCAACGCGACAGCCGCGGGTCGGGCTGTCTGGCTGATCGAGGCCGCGAGGATCAGCGGATGGCGTGATCTCGCTCGGTGATCGCGGGCGCGCCGGCCTGGCGCTGGGCGGCGCGGCCCTCGGGGGCGCTGGGCGCCGTCAGCGCTACGAGCGCCGTGAGGAAGAGCAGGCCTTCGACGATGAGACTGACCACGCCGAGTGGTTCGCTCCAGGCGCCCTTGTCATCGGTGTACCCGGGTAGCCCGGGCCCCCGTGACAGGACGTACCCGACGAAGGGAGCGAGGCCGACGCCGGCCGCTAGTAGCCAGGCTGTTCGGTCCGGCCGAGTGAGCAGGAGCCAGGCGGTGACGAGGCCGACGATTTCAAGAAGAACATATCCGACCTGCACATAGCCGGGCGTCTTCTCAAAGGAAAACCAATTCTGGTCCTCGAGATGGATGACGGCGATCACCACGCACAGTGCTGCGGCGAAGCCTGGGCTGGGCCGCCGTCCGCGCGCCCCGGGCGAATGGGTGAAAAGGGGCATCTCGAGTCTCCTCTGGCCGTGCTACGCCCCTGGTGGCTGGCTGCCCAGGACGGCTGTGCGGCCACCTCCATCGTATTTCGTGGGCCGCAGCTGTCTCTCCGCCGAAGACCAGCGTGTCCTGCCGGGAGCCGGGAATACTGGATAGTCCTGGCGGTGCGTAGCGCTGCGTTTTCCGCTAGTATTCAAACGGAACCACCAAAGGCCACGGGAATGCGTTACTCTGTACGCTGTCGAGCAGTAGGTTCGTCGCCGTCCACGAAGGGCTCGGCACTCGGAGCTGGTTGAGCCGCGCAGGCCGCGTGAAGACTGCGCCCGACCCGCTCCGTTGCCGTCGGCGTCGTCGCTGGGCCGACAAGCTCCGCGGCGGTGAGCAGGTCGCCGACAAGATCAGCCATCCGGCGCGTGTCGTCTACGATGCGCGCGGCGTCGGCTGCCAGGTCCGGTTGGCCGGCCTGTTGCGCCGCGCGTTCGAGTACCTGTACACGGGTGTGCAGGACGGTGAGCGGCGTGCGCAGCTCATGCGCGGCGTCGGCGACGAACTGTCGCTGTGCCGTGAGGGCCGTCCGCAGTGGGCGCACTGCGCGGTGTGCGATACCGAGGCTGACCGCGACCACCAGAAACAGGCCGAACGCTCCGGAGAGCAGGAGGCCGCTGAGCAGCCGGCCGGCCTCCTGCGCCCGCGGGCGCAGGTCGTAGGCGGCCTGCACGACGAAGGGCCCGGCGGCGTCGGCGCGTCGGACGGTGACGATTCGGTAGGAGCGGTCGTCGCCGAGGCTGCGGTGCTGGAAGCGAGTGACACCGTCCCTGCGCGTGGCTTCGATCTTGGCCGGGTCCATCAAACCGCCTGGCGCGCGGTCAGACGCCTCGACCGGCCGCCCCGCTCTGCTCAGAAAGATCACGATGTCTACTGGCGGGTCGTCGACATCGTCGGCTGTCCTGGCAGCGGAGATCAGCGCCCGGTCGACGTCGCCCGCCTGTTCGTGCTGGATGACCAGCCAGGCGGCGACGCCGATGAGGACCATCGCGGCCGTGACGGTGAGTCCCACGGCGGCGGCGAGCCGGCGGCGGCTCGCCGTCAAGATCCGGGCCTCGGCCCATGCCGGAGCGGTCGGCGATGACCTGCCCGGCCAGGGCAGGCGGGACTGAACAGGTGCCGGCGCCTGGGATGCGGGTGACCCGAGCGCGGACCCCGCCGTGGGGCGTGGCTCTGCGGCGCTCACCGCTGGCCGCCCAGCTGGTAGCCGACCCCGCGTACCGTCCTGATGACTGATCGGCCCAGCTTGCGTCGCAGGTAATGGACGTATACGGCCACGACCGCCGGCTCGGCGTACGGGAACAGCCGTTCGCGCAGCTCGTCACGCGTGAAGGCTCGCAGGGGCCGAGCCGCCAGCGCCGCCAACAGGGCGCTTTCCCGCTCGGACAGCCGTACGTAGCCCTTGACGTTGGCGGCTTCGTGACCGGGGGCGTTGGCCGGAAGGTCAGAGACGGTTCGGTTGGCCAGATCGAGGCGCCGTCCATCGGGCAGGGGCAGATGGGCGGCTCTGTCCAGGTGCTGGCGGCGAACCGCGCGCAACCGGGCGAAAAGCTCATCGAGGCCGAACGGCTTGACCAGGAAGTCGTCGGCGCCACCATCGAGCCCCTCCACCCGGTCCGCGACAGCTCCCCGGGCGGTGAGGATGAGAACCGGCACGACGACGGATCGGGTCCGCCACGCGCGCAGGACGTCCATGCCGTCGACCACCGGCAGCCCGAGGTCGAGGACGACCACGTCGTAGGGGCGGGTCAGCCCGAGGTGCAGGGCACGTTGCCCGTCGAAGGCGCACTCGACCTCGTAGCCCGCGTCTTTCAGAACACCGGTAAGCAGGTCCGCGAGTGAGGGCTCGTCCTCGACGAGCAACAGCCGGGGCCGTTCGGCCGCCGGCTCGGCGGCGGGTGCTGTGGCCAGGCGGCTGCCGGCGGTCTCCGTGCTCACGACTGCGCTCCCGGGTGGTCCAGACCGTGGAGGCGGTGCGGCGCTACCCGGCGGACGTCGTTCCGACCCCCGACCAGGCAGCCTGGGCGCCGCTGTGCCCGATCCGGACGACCTGCACGACGCTACCGACGGCGGTGGCCAGCACCAGCGCCAAGGCGAGAGCTGTGACCCATGTCGTGGTCCGCGCCGCCGAGTGCGCGGACCTGGCCCCGCCAGTCACCCGCCCGGGCGACGCCCATGCCGTAGGCCGCCAGCCGTCGTTCCACAACAGCAGCAGCGCCGCGACGAACAGTCCCGCGACCCAGGGCAGCAGCCCGTCGCCGAGCTCGGCGTGCCGGGCGATCAGCGGGTTGTCTGGCAGCCGGGCCCGTAGCTGCTCGCCGCTGTGCGAGGTGATCGGCACGAGGATCAGCGCCCCGAGGGCGGCGAGCACCGGCAGCGGGCCAAGCGCCCGACGCAGCCGGGGCCAGAAGGCCACCACGAGGAGCAGCAACGCCGCCAGCGGTACGAGCACCACCGTGGCATGAATGATCAGTATGTGAACGGGCAGGCCGAAAATGGTCGAGGGCACGCGGTCTCCAGGCTGTGGCCGCGGGCAGCGCGGCCAGCGTGCTGGCGCGCCGGGCACCGCGGCGGTCAGGGCAGGTCAGGACAGCGCACGAAGACCGAGGTCCGGCCCGGCGGGGCGACGGACGACCGACTTCGTGCTCAAGCCGCAGGCTCCGTCCGATACCTGAGGGTTTTCTTAGAGGACGACGTCAATGGCCGGGCGCCGGGCCGGTGAGCTCTCCAGATCGGCGGCGAGGCGCGAGACCAGGCGACGATGTGGTGTCGTCATCGGCCGTCACCGTCCGGAGATCCTCTGCAGGCGGAGGGCGGCTAGCCGCTCGACCCTGCTTCCGGCCCGGACACGCTGCTCGGCGAACCACCTGGCGGTTCGCACTGCGGGGAACCTCTCCACGACCAGGCCCTCCTCAGGAAGGCTTGCAGATCTTCAACTCTCCCGCCGGAATGGTGATCCGCGCCCACGCTCCCTGGGGGCTGCGGCTCGGGGGGAAGGCCCCGCACGCGCGCGGCTGTGCCCCGCAGGATTTCGGTCGCCCGAGACACGTCGAAGCTGTGGTCAGGGCGCGGCGGCGATGACACGGCCGGTTCGGACGGCTTCGACAAGCGCGGCGTGGTCGGCCTCGTTCTGGTCGGCGTACGCCTCCGCGAAGGCGGCGGTCGCCTGGGTGAACGCCGAGCCACCGCCCAGGTAGGCCGCGATCGCGAGGCTGTCGCCCGACCGCGCGTGCGCCCGCGCGAGGGTGGCGGCGCACAGCCGCCCGAACAGCGCCAGGCCGTCGGGGTCCATGCGCTCC contains the following coding sequences:
- a CDS encoding response regulator transcription factor; this translates as MSTETAGSRLATAPAAEPAAERPRLLLVEDEPSLADLLTGVLKDAGYEVECAFDGQRALHLGLTRPYDVVVLDLGLPVVDGMDVLRAWRTRSVVVPVLILTARGAVADRVEGLDGGADDFLVKPFGLDELFARLRAVRRQHLDRAAHLPLPDGRRLDLANRTVSDLPANAPGHEAANVKGYVRLSERESALLAALAARPLRAFTRDELRERLFPYAEPAVVAVYVHYLRRKLGRSVIRTVRGVGYQLGGQR
- a CDS encoding class I SAM-dependent methyltransferase; the encoded protein is MRLLADADAALETGDELGAGSRLRAAGHPADLVAAAFGQAELRRRAAGAFTHAPRMLFTRAGLEQSTAEALARHRAARYAGLGRVADLCAGIGGDLLALAAAGHPLVAVDRDPAHLRIAVHNARVYAPDAEIDARCADVRAVDLAGVEAVFVDPARRSGARRFATGASEPPLEWCFALADRVPAVGVKAAPGLPAELVAPGWEIEFVADGRDLKEAALYSPALAAGASRHATVLLPGGSGAAPSLPWHLATLAGEPDVDEAADRPLGDPGDYLYDPSPAVTRAGLVGTLGRRLGAWQIDPMIAFLTSEQPVETPFARLLRIEASLPFDVRKLAALLRPMGISALDLRRRGLAGDVDSLRRRLLPSRRDLVPGGPAVTVIMTRRHDQPWAFVCTSH
- a CDS encoding DUF2231 domain-containing protein; the protein is MPSTIFGLPVHILIIHATVVLVPLAALLLLVVAFWPRLRRALGPLPVLAALGALILVPITSHSGEQLRARLPDNPLIARHAELGDGLLPWVAGLFVAALLLLWNDGWRPTAWASPGRVTGGARSAHSAARTTTWVTALALALVLATAVGSVVQVVRIGHSGAQAAWSGVGTTSAG
- a CDS encoding histidine kinase dimerization/phospho-acceptor domain-containing protein, with translation MTASRRRLAAAVGLTVTAAMVLIGVAAWLVIQHEQAGDVDRALISAARTADDVDDPPVDIVIFLSRAGRPVEASDRAPGGLMDPAKIEATRRDGVTRFQHRSLGDDRSYRIVTVRRADAAGPFVVQAAYDLRPRAQEAGRLLSGLLLSGAFGLFLVVAVSLGIAHRAVRPLRTALTAQRQFVADAAHELRTPLTVLHTRVQVLERAAQQAGQPDLAADAARIVDDTRRMADLVGDLLTAAELVGPATTPTATERVGRSLHAACAAQPAPSAEPFVDGDEPTARQRTE
- a CDS encoding VOC family protein; the encoded protein is MEIKELGHLVLYVRNVERSAAFYRDVLGFRQIMPDPNGGNSFRFPAAAFSSGRTHHELLLIEVGERAASLPPGRRLGLYHFGLKVGDTDDELRAVLDQITAAGVQISGASDHTVTHSLYIHDPDGNEIELYVDVPEADWRNDPSLFAAPIRPLRL